The segment taatctATAAAAAATTCAAACTCtaattgttataaaaacagATGGGGAGTTTGAATGAGACATTTTTTTACACgcaaaaaacatatatattagatattaacattttatagaTTAAAACATAATCTGAGTTTTAAAGAGATATTTGAATGTGATAAGAATATTTAATCTATAGgatattttaactttaaatacattaagtactactttatttaaattaaagatatattatatatagatgAAAACAGATGTGGAGTTTAATGGGAATGTTTGTAATTCATTTTAAGCTTCAGTAAAATCTCACCGTAAAGTTTTGTCGTTAAATTGTCGCTGTTTTCTGACGCACTTCCTTACGTCAGCCGGAAGCGGAAGTGCACACGTGCGGTAGCAGGGAAAACCACGCTCTTGAGGCCGCGAAACTTTCTCCGGTGAGTTCTCGTGTTTCCCCCGAAGCTCCGGAGCCTTCGGACCCGTTCCACTTCGGACTTCTCCCGGTGAGGCGTCGCTGGGACGGGACGCGGCTCGCTCCTCGTGTCCCCGTGTCCCCGTGTCCCCGTGGGTCCTGCGCGAGGAGCCGCAGCTCGTGTCTCACGCTGGTTTTCAAACACTTTCATCTTCAGTTGTTTTAAGCGTCGTGATCTTTGTGTTTCCAGCGTCACAGTGAAGCCTCGTGTTCGTCATGGCCGTCAGAGCTTCGTTCGAGAAGAACAATGAGATCGGCTGCTTCGCCAAACTCACCAACACCTACTGCCTGGTGGCGATAGGAGGCTCCGAGAACTTCTACAGGTGAGAGGGTCTGCTGCTTCAGATCATCtgatcagtcagtcaatcaatcaatcaatcaatcaatcagtgcAGGAACTCAGGGTTGCCAGGTCTGCgtttcaaaaccaaaacagtCCAATACACTTTTAGCTGCAATCACTTTTAAAGTTCTACAGCATCACTGTTGGTAAATGTctcataatatatatacataatatatattagataatatatattatataatataatataacactCTAGACCAGAGGTGCTGAGctgtggaccccccccccccccccccccccccccactagaTGGAACATATTCCAGGAACCCCCTCATGTATGTGAAATACTTTGACAGTCTGGTTTTATACACTTATTAATTATGTGATACAagaacacaagagaaatgtctgAGGAATATATCAAACCTGCATTAAGGTTATgatcaccatgacaacacagACTATATGATGATCTTAATGGGAAACCTGGGacgcccccccccacctggCAGTTTGCTGTGGAACCATCTGAGAACCACTGCTCCAAACAACCCGGGTCCTCAAATGTATGATTCCACATAGTTTATACAATACAGTTAATAATGCATTACTTAATCATAAACTCATAATAAATGTGTTAGTAGTCTGTGTATTTACTCTGAGCACTTTACCTTTTAATATATAGATTATTCACAATATCTACACTGATGAGCCACAACACAAAACCTGTGATTGGTTGTGATTTCACAAGACGAcagtaaatacataaatcatAGAAACAGGGACTTCTTCACATCCAGGCTGGAAACGGAGAATAACAacagtgtagtttgtgttttatgtgtaaaTATCTCAAATGTACTGAAATAAAAGTTCCAGCTCAGCTGTTTATCTTGAAGAAGTCAGTAAAACAGGTCAACTCCACCTGTGGACGGATAATTCAAAAGTAGCTCAATTCCATGGTGAAATATCAGACCTGGCAACCCTGAGCCTCTGACGTCATCACTGGGTTAACTCAGGTGAGTCGGCCTCAGTCACATGATTCACCAGGAACAACAACAGTTGGTGAGGAGTCGTCGTGGCGACGGCTCGGCCGCGTGGTGCGTTGACTTGCGGCTCGGTGAAGAGACGACAGTTTGACGGTGACGTGGTTTGTGTGTCCGCAGTGTGTTTGAAGGAGAGCTGTCAGAAACCATCCCGGTGGTTCACGCCTCCATCGCAGGTTGTCGCATCATCGGGagaatgtgtgtgggtgagtaatgctctgcagacacacacacacacacacacacgtttgtttcCTCTTTCGTCTACCTGTCTttactcttgttttcttttacaacaTCGTCCACATTGCGAAACACTTGTTCGTTGTTCACTTTTTGTCGTCTCTGTTTTGGTTTGTCCGGTGATCAGGGAACCGTCACGGTCTTTTGGTGCCGAGCAACACGACGGaccaggagctgcagcacatcAGAAACAGTTTGCCGGAAGCCGTGAAGATCCAGAGAGTCGAGGAGCGGCTGTCCGCCCTCGGTAACGTCATCGCCTGCAACGACTACGTAGCGCTGGTCCACCCCGACCTCGACAGGGTGAGACTGAAACACGCACCGCAGCCTTTTTATTCTTTCGTCtttctattctttatttcatGGGGTTTTCCGAAGAGCCGTGAGGATAAACTAAGTAAATAAGATAAAGTTGTGAATGTCTGTTTGTCCACTAATCACCTTGGTTGCGTCTCCTTCTCCCGCTCAGGAGACGGAGGAGATCCTCGCCGACACCCTGAAGGTGGAGGTTTTCCGTCAGACGGTAGCAGAGCAGGTCCTGGTCGGCTCCTACTGTGCGTTCAGTAACCAGGGAGGCCTGGTCCACCCCAAGACGACGATAGAAGATCAGGACGAGCTGTCATCTCTGCTCCAAGTTCCCCTGGTGGTGAGTATCTGCCAACCCCAACAGCTAACCGCTAACTGGCTAGCTTCAAGTTCACAGcgaccacatacacacacttcctgtttgagaGCGACGCTGCCCCCCGTGGTTAAAACAAACCATCAAAATTCTTTATGCGTGAGTAAAGCTGATTTCCTGTTCAGGCCGGCACGGTGAACCGGGGCAGCGAGGTGATCGCCGCGGGGATGGTGGTCAACGACTGGTGCGCGTTCTGCGGCCTGGACACCACCAGCACAGAGCTGTCCGTCATCGAGAGCGTGTTCCGACTCAGCGACTCGGCACAACCCTCCGCCATCGCCACCAGCATGAGGGACTCGCTCATCGACAGGTGAGTCACGCCTCCACGCTCAgttttactttatattcacTTCCAAAACATTCagaggtttttatttctgtccttgTCAACATCAAACTTAACAAGTCACATGTTTCATCACATGTTAATGAAATAAAGTctgtgcatttatttaaaacagctCAGATCTGACccactttttttattgttgacaCAGACGGACTCagtcatgacacacacacacacacacacacacacacacacacacacacacacacacagagata is part of the Hippoglossus hippoglossus isolate fHipHip1 chromosome 5, fHipHip1.pri, whole genome shotgun sequence genome and harbors:
- the eif6 gene encoding eukaryotic translation initiation factor 6 isoform X1, encoding MAVRASFEKNNEIGCFAKLTNTYCLVAIGGSENFYSVFEGELSETIPVVHASIAGCRIIGRMCVGNRHGLLVPSNTTDQELQHIRNSLPEAVKIQRVEERLSALGNVIACNDYVALVHPDLDRETEEILADTLKVEVFRQTVAEQVLVGSYCAFSNQGGLVHPKTTIEDQDELSSLLQVPLVAGTVNRGSEVIAAGMVVNDWCAFCGLDTTSTELSVIESVFRLSDSAQPSAIATSMRDSLIDSMA
- the eif6 gene encoding eukaryotic translation initiation factor 6 isoform X2; translation: MAVRASFEKNNEIGCFAKLTNTYCLVAIGGSENFYSVFEGELSETIPVVHASIAGCRIIGRMCVGNRHGLLVPSNTTDQELQHIRNSLPEAVKIQRVEERLSALGNVIACNDYVALVHPDLDRETEEILADTLKVEVFRQTVAEQVLVGSYCAFSNQGGLVHPKTTIEDQDELSSLLQVPLVAGTVNRGSEVIAAGMVVNDWCAFCGLDTTSTELSVIESVFRLSDSAQPSAIATSMRDSLIDR